A single Clavibacter nebraskensis NCPPB 2581 DNA region contains:
- a CDS encoding proline dehydrogenase family protein, translated as MTTSAHDLLRAADTLRALALDEDLKARTLASPGGAALAARAARRYIAGEDVDAALALLDANSARGHLGSVELVGESVREEGVADQETARLVELARRIGESSRTATVSFDLSHVGAVVSPEVGLRNGLAIARAAREVGTHIMVSAEGSDRTDLVLSLVERIADAFPETGVTLQARLHRAPADLIRLEGRPGPIRLVKGAFPGPVGVAHARDSAPMTAAYVDAATRLVRSGHRVNLATHDPRLVERLRDELGSELTGEHVEFEMLQGPGTELLDGLRREGFATREYIVYGPEWWLYVLNRMAEHPERVIAALADLDLGSIGG; from the coding sequence ATGACGACGAGCGCCCATGACCTGCTGCGCGCCGCGGACACCCTCCGCGCGCTCGCCCTCGATGAGGACCTCAAGGCGCGGACCCTCGCGAGTCCCGGCGGGGCCGCGCTGGCCGCGCGGGCGGCCCGGCGGTACATCGCCGGCGAGGACGTGGACGCGGCCCTGGCGCTGCTCGACGCCAACTCCGCGCGGGGCCACCTCGGCAGCGTCGAGCTCGTCGGCGAGTCCGTCCGCGAGGAGGGCGTCGCCGATCAGGAGACCGCGCGCCTCGTCGAGCTCGCCCGCCGCATCGGGGAGTCGTCGCGCACGGCGACGGTCTCCTTCGACCTCTCCCACGTCGGCGCGGTCGTGTCGCCCGAGGTCGGCCTCCGCAACGGCCTGGCCATCGCGCGAGCGGCGCGCGAGGTGGGCACGCACATCATGGTCTCGGCCGAGGGATCCGACCGCACGGACCTCGTGCTGTCCCTCGTCGAGCGCATCGCCGACGCCTTCCCCGAGACGGGCGTCACGCTCCAGGCGCGCCTGCACCGCGCGCCCGCCGACCTCATCCGCCTCGAGGGGCGCCCGGGGCCGATCCGCCTCGTGAAGGGCGCGTTCCCCGGGCCGGTCGGCGTCGCGCACGCCCGGGACTCCGCGCCGATGACCGCCGCCTACGTCGACGCCGCGACCCGGCTGGTGCGCTCCGGGCACCGCGTGAACCTCGCCACCCACGACCCGCGCCTCGTGGAGCGGCTCCGCGACGAGCTGGGCAGCGAGCTGACGGGAGAGCACGTCGAGTTCGAGATGCTGCAGGGCCCCGGCACCGAGCTGCTCGACGGGCTGCGCCGCGAGGGCTTCGCCACCCGCGAGTACATCGTCTACGGACCGGAGTGGTGGCTGTACGTGCTGAACCGGATGGCCGAGCACCCGGAGCGCGTGATCGCCGCCCTCGCGGACCTGGACCTGGGCTCCATCGGCGGCTGA
- a CDS encoding CoA-binding protein, translating into MPRSSPLAALLRSERTWTGPTAKERQAILRRAKSVAIVGASPNPARSSYFVGTYLQQSSDYRVYFVNPNATEILGQEAYPDLASLPEVPDIVDVFRKASDIPSVVDDVVAIGAPVIWVQLGIWNQEAAEDAEARGLTVVMDRCVKVEHARFHGGLHLLGFDTGVISARKAAV; encoded by the coding sequence ATCCCCCGCTCCAGCCCGCTCGCCGCGCTCCTGCGCAGCGAGCGCACGTGGACCGGCCCGACCGCCAAGGAGCGCCAGGCGATCCTGCGCCGCGCGAAGAGCGTCGCCATCGTCGGCGCCTCGCCGAACCCGGCCCGCTCCAGCTACTTCGTCGGCACGTACCTCCAGCAGTCGAGCGACTACCGCGTGTACTTCGTGAACCCGAACGCCACCGAGATCCTCGGCCAGGAGGCGTACCCCGACCTCGCCTCGCTGCCCGAGGTGCCCGACATCGTCGACGTGTTCCGGAAGGCGAGCGACATCCCGTCCGTCGTGGACGACGTGGTCGCGATCGGCGCCCCCGTCATCTGGGTGCAGCTCGGCATCTGGAACCAGGAGGCGGCCGAGGACGCGGAGGCCCGCGGGCTCACGGTGGTCATGGACCGCTGCGTCAAGGTCGAGCACGCGCGCTTCCACGGCGGCCTGCACCTGCTCGGCTTCGACACCGGCGTGATCAGCGCGCGGAAGGCCGCGGTCTAG
- a CDS encoding YeiH family protein — protein MPATATRLHPALPGLGAAAAAALVAWGVHALVPAIPLLTVAVALGIVAAQIPAARPALTGTLKPGLTLASKRLMRIGVVLLGLQLGLSDIVGLGWRAVLLVVAVVVLAFAGTYAIARALRMPGQQPLLLATGFSICGASAIGAMAGVTRAKPADQGAPVALVTLCGTLAIAVLPPLAGPLGLDDAAFGHWVGAGVHDVGQVVATAQIAGSAALTIAIAVKLTRVLLLAPVVAVAGVVMRRREGRVEGAARPPIVPLFVLGFLAAVLVRTFVPLPVGVLDAAQVVQTALLAIALVALGSAVRLRELVGQGGSALAAGVLSWALIAGLALVAVRLS, from the coding sequence ATGCCCGCCACCGCCACCCGCCTCCACCCCGCGCTCCCCGGCCTCGGCGCCGCGGCGGCGGCCGCCCTCGTCGCGTGGGGCGTGCACGCGCTCGTCCCGGCGATCCCGCTGCTCACCGTCGCGGTCGCCCTCGGCATCGTCGCCGCGCAGATCCCGGCCGCCCGACCCGCGCTCACGGGCACGCTGAAGCCCGGCCTCACGCTCGCGTCCAAGCGGCTGATGCGGATCGGCGTGGTGCTCCTCGGCCTGCAGCTCGGCCTCTCCGACATCGTCGGCCTCGGCTGGCGCGCCGTGCTGCTCGTGGTCGCGGTCGTGGTCCTCGCGTTCGCGGGCACCTACGCGATCGCCCGCGCGCTGCGCATGCCCGGCCAGCAGCCGCTGCTCCTCGCCACCGGCTTCTCGATCTGCGGCGCGAGCGCGATCGGCGCCATGGCCGGCGTCACGCGCGCGAAGCCCGCCGACCAGGGCGCGCCCGTCGCGCTCGTCACGCTCTGCGGCACCCTCGCGATCGCCGTGCTGCCGCCGCTCGCCGGCCCGCTCGGCCTCGACGACGCCGCCTTCGGCCACTGGGTGGGCGCGGGCGTGCACGACGTGGGGCAGGTGGTCGCGACCGCGCAGATCGCGGGCTCCGCCGCCCTCACCATCGCGATCGCCGTGAAGCTCACGCGCGTGCTGCTGCTCGCGCCCGTGGTCGCCGTCGCGGGCGTCGTGATGCGCCGCCGCGAGGGCCGCGTCGAGGGCGCCGCGCGCCCGCCGATCGTGCCGCTGTTCGTGCTCGGGTTCCTCGCCGCCGTGCTCGTGCGCACCTTCGTGCCGCTCCCGGTCGGCGTGCTCGACGCCGCGCAGGTCGTGCAGACCGCGCTGCTGGCGATCGCGCTCGTGGCGCTCGGATCCGCGGTGCGCCTCCGCGAGCTCGTCGGCCAGGGCGGATCCGCGCTCGCCGCCGGCGTGCTCTCCTGGGCGCTCATCGCGGGCCTCGCGCTCGTGGCGGTGCGCCTGTCCTGA
- a CDS encoding SRPBCC family protein: MPVVESRRIVPVEPEVAFAISQTQGAIRKRWDSFIAHQHLMGGATEPAKGVRTFTVSRLGFGMVSEYVAHQPPSNVGMKMTQGSWFFARMGGGWRFAPADGEPGSTLATWRYNFACRPAWLAPVAERIGAWILQRDMDRRIDGFARGCADSVVLAAVGAGAVASDGS, translated from the coding sequence GTGCCCGTCGTCGAGTCCCGCCGCATCGTCCCCGTCGAGCCGGAGGTGGCGTTCGCGATCTCGCAGACGCAGGGGGCGATCCGGAAGCGGTGGGATTCCTTCATCGCCCACCAGCACCTCATGGGCGGCGCGACCGAGCCCGCGAAGGGCGTCCGCACGTTCACGGTCTCGCGCCTCGGCTTCGGCATGGTGAGCGAGTACGTCGCGCACCAGCCGCCGTCGAACGTGGGGATGAAGATGACGCAGGGGTCGTGGTTCTTTGCGCGCATGGGTGGCGGGTGGAGGTTCGCGCCCGCGGACGGCGAGCCGGGCAGCACGCTCGCGACCTGGCGCTACAACTTCGCGTGCCGGCCCGCGTGGCTCGCGCCCGTCGCCGAGCGCATCGGGGCGTGGATCCTGCAGCGCGACATGGACAGGCGCATCGACGGCTTCGCGCGCGGGTGCGCGGATTCGGTGGTGCTCGCCGCGGTGGGCGCGGGCGCCGTCGCGTCCGACGGGAGCTGA
- a CDS encoding O-acetylhomoserine aminocarboxypropyltransferase/cysteine synthase family protein: protein MVDREYGFKTRAIHAGNIPDATTGARALPIYQSSAFVFDDTADAAARFALQKYGNVYSRLSNPTVASFEERVASLEGGLGAVATASGLSAQYITFASLAGAGDHIVASANLYGGSITQLDVTLRRFGVETTFVQSSDPADYAAAITDRTKLVFAETVANPSGEIADIEGLAAVAHAAGVPLVIDSTIATPYLNRPIEWGADIVIHSATKFLGGHGTTLGGVVVESGLFDWESARFPLLDQPVPSYGGLNWTGNFGEYAFLTRLRAEQLRDIGPALAPHSAFLLAQGVETLPYRMQAHIDNARAVAEWLDADPRITAVNWAGLPAHPHHERARKYLPTGPGSVFTFEVAGGRAVGQRFIESVELASHLANIGDVKTLVIHPASTTHAQLSESQLVDAGVLPGIVRISVGIEDVADIIHDLDQALAAATEGAK from the coding sequence ATGGTCGATCGCGAGTACGGGTTCAAGACGAGGGCGATCCACGCGGGCAACATCCCCGACGCCACCACGGGTGCGCGCGCCCTCCCCATCTACCAGTCGAGCGCGTTCGTCTTCGACGACACCGCCGACGCCGCCGCGCGCTTCGCGCTGCAGAAGTACGGCAACGTCTACTCGCGCCTGTCGAACCCCACCGTCGCGTCCTTCGAGGAGCGCGTCGCGAGCCTCGAGGGCGGCCTCGGCGCGGTCGCCACGGCGAGCGGGCTGAGCGCGCAGTACATCACCTTCGCCTCGCTCGCGGGCGCAGGCGACCACATCGTCGCCTCCGCGAACCTCTACGGCGGATCCATCACCCAGCTGGACGTGACCCTCCGCCGCTTCGGCGTGGAGACCACGTTCGTGCAGTCGAGCGACCCGGCCGACTACGCCGCCGCCATCACCGACCGCACCAAGCTCGTGTTCGCCGAGACCGTCGCGAACCCGTCGGGCGAGATCGCCGACATCGAGGGGCTCGCCGCCGTCGCGCACGCCGCGGGCGTCCCGCTCGTCATCGACTCCACCATCGCCACCCCGTACCTCAACCGGCCCATCGAGTGGGGCGCCGACATCGTCATCCACTCGGCCACCAAGTTCCTCGGCGGGCACGGCACCACGCTCGGCGGCGTGGTCGTCGAGTCCGGCCTCTTCGACTGGGAGAGCGCGCGCTTCCCGCTCCTCGACCAGCCCGTGCCGAGCTACGGCGGCCTCAACTGGACCGGCAACTTCGGCGAGTACGCGTTCCTCACGCGCCTCCGGGCCGAGCAGCTCCGCGACATCGGCCCCGCGCTCGCGCCGCACTCCGCGTTCCTGCTCGCGCAGGGCGTCGAGACGCTGCCGTACCGGATGCAGGCGCACATCGACAACGCGCGGGCCGTCGCCGAGTGGCTCGATGCGGATCCGCGCATCACGGCCGTCAACTGGGCCGGCCTCCCCGCGCACCCGCACCACGAGCGGGCGCGCAAGTACCTGCCGACGGGCCCCGGATCCGTGTTCACGTTCGAGGTCGCGGGCGGCCGCGCGGTGGGCCAGCGCTTCATCGAGTCGGTCGAGCTCGCGAGCCACCTCGCCAACATCGGCGACGTGAAGACCCTCGTCATCCACCCGGCGTCCACGACCCACGCGCAGCTGAGCGAGTCGCAGCTGGTCGACGCGGGCGTGCTGCCCGGCATCGTCCGCATCAGCGTCGGCATCGAGGACGTCGCCGACATCATCCACGACCTGGACCAGGCGCTGGCCGCCGCCACGGAGGGAGCGAAGTGA
- a CDS encoding dolichyl-phosphate-mannose--protein mannosyltransferase encodes MPDSPHRPTEHGDDGTAAPVAAGTTPEPSDAPDATPTRAAQRAGERAVTARGSRLDDLWARLVSTPARRRAWHGGGPIAITLLAAVLRIQSLGHPATLVFDETFYVKDAWTLLHLGYEGSWPTDPNPAFIAGQTDGYLQAPAFVAHPPLGKWIIALGLAVVGAADPVGWRIATAVVGTLAVVLLMLIARRLTGSAVVATIAGFLFAIDGHAIVMSRIALLDTHVMFFGLLGFGAILLDRTWHERRFTALLERRRAARPEDARPREFGPVVLWRPWLVAAGLAFGATSSVKWSGIFFLAGFGLYVVLADMLLRRRHGLAAWFTAGAAVQGPVSFLLLVPPAIAAFLASYAGWFATSNGYFRNWAAEGANAWQGGLAWVPLSIQSLWHYVAQQYAFNVGLDVTHPYRADPRLWLLLYRPTQFYYEGYGYGEAGCTIDACSASITSIANPIIWWLSVAAMLYLVYRLVARREWRVGLVLMGMVVGYLPWLLYVNRTVFQFYSIAFEPYLILCLAMVLGMILGDRGDPRPRRTRGIVIVGVILVVCALVSAFFYPLWTGQLVPTWFWRLHAWIPSGWI; translated from the coding sequence GTGCCCGACTCGCCCCACCGCCCCACCGAGCACGGGGACGACGGCACGGCCGCTCCCGTCGCCGCAGGCACCACGCCCGAGCCCTCCGACGCTCCGGACGCGACGCCGACCCGGGCGGCCCAGCGCGCCGGCGAGCGCGCGGTCACCGCCCGCGGATCCCGCCTCGACGACCTCTGGGCGCGCCTCGTCTCCACCCCCGCCCGCCGCCGCGCCTGGCACGGGGGCGGCCCCATCGCCATCACGCTGCTCGCGGCGGTCCTCCGGATCCAGAGCCTCGGCCACCCCGCGACGCTCGTCTTCGACGAGACCTTCTACGTGAAGGACGCGTGGACCCTCCTCCACCTCGGCTACGAGGGCTCGTGGCCCACGGATCCGAACCCGGCCTTCATCGCCGGGCAGACCGACGGCTATCTGCAGGCACCCGCGTTCGTGGCGCATCCGCCGCTCGGCAAGTGGATCATCGCGCTCGGCCTCGCGGTCGTCGGCGCGGCGGATCCGGTGGGCTGGCGCATCGCGACCGCCGTCGTCGGCACGCTCGCGGTGGTGCTCCTCATGCTCATCGCCCGCCGGCTCACGGGCTCCGCGGTCGTCGCGACCATCGCCGGCTTCCTCTTCGCGATCGACGGCCACGCCATCGTGATGAGCCGCATCGCGCTGCTCGACACGCACGTCATGTTCTTCGGCCTGCTCGGCTTCGGCGCGATCCTCCTCGACCGCACCTGGCACGAGCGCCGCTTCACCGCGCTGCTCGAGCGCCGTCGCGCGGCGCGCCCCGAGGACGCGCGGCCGCGGGAGTTCGGCCCGGTCGTGCTGTGGCGCCCGTGGCTCGTCGCGGCCGGCCTCGCGTTCGGCGCGACCAGCTCGGTCAAGTGGTCGGGCATCTTCTTCCTCGCGGGCTTCGGCCTCTACGTGGTGCTCGCCGACATGCTGTTGCGCCGCCGCCACGGGCTCGCCGCGTGGTTCACGGCGGGCGCCGCGGTCCAGGGTCCCGTCTCGTTCCTCCTCCTCGTGCCGCCCGCGATCGCCGCCTTCCTCGCCTCCTACGCGGGCTGGTTCGCGACCTCGAACGGGTACTTCCGGAACTGGGCGGCCGAGGGCGCGAACGCGTGGCAGGGAGGGCTGGCCTGGGTGCCGCTGTCGATCCAGAGCCTCTGGCACTACGTCGCGCAGCAGTACGCGTTCAACGTGGGGCTCGACGTGACGCACCCGTACCGGGCGGATCCGCGGCTCTGGCTGCTGCTGTACCGGCCGACCCAGTTCTACTACGAGGGCTACGGCTACGGGGAGGCCGGCTGCACGATCGACGCGTGCTCGGCGTCCATCACCTCGATCGCGAACCCCATCATCTGGTGGCTGTCCGTCGCCGCGATGCTCTATCTCGTCTACCGGCTCGTCGCCCGCCGCGAGTGGCGCGTGGGCCTCGTGCTCATGGGCATGGTCGTCGGGTACCTGCCGTGGCTGCTCTACGTGAACCGCACGGTCTTCCAGTTCTACTCGATCGCCTTCGAGCCGTACCTGATCCTGTGCCTCGCGATGGTGCTCGGCATGATCCTGGGCGACCGCGGCGATCCCCGACCCCGTCGCACGCGCGGCATCGTGATCGTCGGCGTGATCCTCGTCGTGTGCGCGCTCGTCAGCGCGTTCTTCTACCCGCTGTGGACCGGGCAGCTCGTGCCCACGTGGTTCTGGCGGCTGCACGCGTGGATCCCCTCGGGCTGGATCTGA
- the rsmI gene encoding 16S rRNA (cytidine(1402)-2'-O)-methyltransferase, whose amino-acid sequence MIILGATPIGNLGDASRRLVEALSSATVIAAEDTRTTIRLLGALGVENRPRLIALHDHNEQERSADLVELARETDVLVLSDAGMPAISDPGFHLVEAAAAAGVRVTVVPGPSAVLSALAVSGLPTDRFTFEGFLPRKGGDRRRALRELVRERRTMVFFESPNRLQASLEDVVAEWGPDRRLVVCRELTKLYEEVRRGSAAELAAWAAEGVRGEIVVVAEGAAALEVDLDAGVAQVLELVADGARLKDAAGTIAEATGLGKRDLYQAALQAR is encoded by the coding sequence GTGATCATCCTCGGCGCGACCCCCATCGGCAACCTGGGCGATGCGTCGCGGCGGCTCGTGGAGGCGCTGTCCTCCGCCACCGTCATCGCCGCGGAGGACACCCGCACGACCATCCGCCTGCTCGGCGCGCTCGGCGTCGAGAACCGGCCCCGCCTCATCGCGCTGCACGACCACAACGAGCAGGAGCGCTCCGCCGACCTCGTGGAGCTGGCGCGCGAGACCGACGTGCTCGTGCTCTCCGACGCCGGCATGCCCGCGATCTCCGACCCCGGCTTCCACCTGGTGGAGGCGGCGGCCGCGGCGGGCGTGCGCGTCACGGTGGTCCCCGGGCCGAGCGCCGTGCTCAGCGCGCTCGCCGTCTCCGGGCTGCCCACCGACCGCTTCACGTTCGAGGGCTTCCTTCCGCGGAAGGGCGGCGACCGGCGTCGCGCGCTGCGCGAGCTGGTGCGCGAGCGCCGCACCATGGTCTTCTTCGAGTCGCCGAACCGGCTGCAGGCGTCGCTCGAGGACGTCGTCGCCGAGTGGGGCCCGGATCGCCGGCTCGTCGTGTGCCGCGAGCTCACGAAGCTCTACGAGGAGGTGCGCCGCGGATCCGCCGCCGAGCTCGCCGCCTGGGCCGCCGAGGGCGTGCGCGGCGAGATCGTCGTGGTCGCGGAGGGCGCCGCGGCGCTCGAGGTCGACCTCGACGCCGGGGTGGCGCAGGTGCTCGAGCTCGTCGCCGACGGCGCGCGCCTCAAGGACGCCGCCGGCACCATCGCCGAGGCGACCGGGCTCGGCAAGCGCGACCTGTACCAGGCGGCTCTGCAGGCGAGGTGA
- a CDS encoding EamA family transporter gives MPRRHLTTGLVLAIVAAASFGLSGAFVKPLLESGWSPVAAVALRALIGGAVLAPVALAQLRGDLRPVLRAWRRVLGMALVGVAGAQVMYFAAIERIPVGTAILIEFMAPLLLVAVAWAMTRRRPAVPVLLGSVAAAGGLALVVSPSGGGALDPVGLLFALGAMVGCAGYFAIAARGADGLPPVALAAAGLLVAAVLLALVGVTGILPFTGSVADVEMLGSVVPWWVPMLVVGVVATALAYGAGITGSAMLGSRLASFVGLLEVAAAGAWAWLLLGEELTALQLVGGVLIVAGIVAVRFDARAEALPVGGEAGTAAAASA, from the coding sequence ATGCCCCGACGCCACCTCACCACCGGACTGGTCCTCGCGATCGTCGCCGCCGCGTCCTTCGGCCTGTCCGGCGCGTTCGTGAAGCCGCTGCTGGAGTCGGGCTGGAGCCCAGTCGCGGCGGTCGCGCTGCGCGCGCTCATCGGCGGCGCGGTCCTCGCGCCGGTCGCCCTCGCGCAGCTCCGGGGCGACCTCCGGCCCGTCCTCCGGGCCTGGCGGCGCGTGCTCGGCATGGCGCTCGTGGGCGTGGCCGGCGCGCAGGTCATGTACTTCGCGGCCATCGAGCGCATCCCCGTCGGCACGGCCATCCTCATCGAGTTCATGGCGCCGCTGCTGCTCGTGGCGGTGGCGTGGGCGATGACGAGGCGGCGGCCCGCGGTGCCCGTGCTCCTCGGATCCGTCGCCGCGGCCGGCGGGCTCGCGCTCGTGGTGTCGCCGTCGGGCGGCGGGGCGCTGGATCCCGTGGGCCTCCTCTTCGCGCTCGGCGCGATGGTCGGCTGCGCCGGCTACTTCGCCATCGCGGCGCGCGGCGCGGACGGGCTGCCGCCGGTGGCGCTCGCCGCCGCGGGCCTGCTCGTCGCGGCCGTGCTGCTGGCGCTCGTGGGCGTGACGGGGATCCTGCCGTTCACCGGATCCGTCGCCGACGTCGAGATGCTCGGCAGCGTCGTGCCGTGGTGGGTGCCCATGCTCGTGGTGGGCGTGGTCGCGACGGCGCTCGCGTACGGGGCGGGGATCACGGGGAGCGCGATGCTCGGATCCCGCCTCGCCTCCTTCGTCGGCCTGCTCGAGGTCGCGGCCGCTGGCGCTTGGGCGTGGCTGCTGCTCGGCGAGGAGCTGACGGCGCTGCAGCTCGTGGGCGGCGTGCTCATCGTCGCGGGCATCGTGGCCGTGCGCTTCGACGCGCGGGCGGAGGCGCTGCCGGTGGGCGGCGAGGCGGGCACGGCCGCTGCGGCGTCGGCCTAG
- a CDS encoding CGNR zinc finger domain-containing protein, with the protein MHFTPDTEDVLVFDAVVLNTAARATRSGADLLATPEQLADLMTRSGFSGRFDRDERELREVHRARARLREIWGLDRDAMVDPVNELLARHHAAPRLVRHDALDWHLHATPEDAPLADRILVEAAMALVDVIRSDATDRLRVCAADDCDGVLVDLSRNGSKRFCSVRCGNRMNMVAFRERRAQDPVG; encoded by the coding sequence TTGCATTTCACCCCTGACACCGAGGACGTGCTCGTGTTCGACGCCGTCGTGCTCAACACGGCCGCGCGCGCCACGCGGTCCGGGGCGGACCTGCTGGCGACCCCCGAGCAGCTCGCCGACCTCATGACCCGCAGCGGCTTCTCCGGCCGCTTCGACCGCGACGAGCGCGAGCTCCGCGAGGTGCACCGCGCCCGCGCCCGCCTGCGCGAGATCTGGGGCCTCGACCGCGACGCCATGGTGGATCCCGTCAACGAGCTGCTGGCGCGCCACCACGCGGCACCGCGGCTCGTGCGGCACGACGCCCTCGACTGGCACCTGCACGCGACGCCGGAGGACGCTCCCCTCGCCGACCGGATCCTCGTGGAGGCCGCGATGGCGCTCGTCGACGTCATCCGCTCCGACGCCACCGACCGCCTCCGGGTGTGCGCCGCCGACGACTGCGACGGCGTGCTCGTGGACCTCTCCCGGAACGGGTCGAAGCGGTTCTGCAGCGTGCGCTGCGGCAACCGGATGAACATGGTCGCCTTCCGGGAGCGCCGCGCTCAGGATCCCGTCGGCTGA
- the treS gene encoding maltose alpha-D-glucosyltransferase has protein sequence MDDAIETNAIPEPEPTEITYDEERFPARPARLRARPQLRASGIRRSSNDPRAADASNPSYVEWLRRQSMLGDADVLSRGLSGSPSMWSNPYARPDARRAIDTASVWFTAYPISLITKPGESYLGALGDPQLWEIFQSIGIEAVHTGPVKLAGGITEWSQTASVDGHFDRISTQIDAAFGTEDEFRRLTEVADQHGGSVIDDIVPGHTGKGADFRLAEMGYKDFPGIYHMVEIPEEDWGLLPDVLPGRDAVNLDVAAEQALADQGYIIGRLQRVIFYAPGVKETNWSATAPVLGVDGRTRRWVYLHYFKQGQPSINWLDPTFAGMRMVIGDALHSLGDLGASALRLDANGFLGVEKSVEGPAWSEGHPLSEAANHLIASMVRKVGGFSFQELNLTMEDIRDTGRVGADLSYDFINRPAYQHALATGDTEFLRLTLRTSLEVGVDPVTLVHALQNHDELTYELVHWATEHCADVFPFRGDEMTGADLAETIRGDLLEELTGDSADYNHVFTTNGIACTTASVIAAAQGFTTLDAIGDGDVAGIRAAHLLLAKFNAWQPGVFALSAWDLLGVLPLHASQVADLIEGGDTRWVHRGGHDLLDAAPEATGSGSGMPRGRSLYGSLPAQVGDPASFASGLRSVLEVRERFDVALGTQLDVPDVGHPGMLVMVHRLDNGDPEADARLQLTVLNFTGEAILATVRSEELPARRVVRDATSGEEIGTVDDLSSFPVQLEPYAGLFLLLDEEPEAEEA, from the coding sequence GTGGACGACGCCATCGAGACGAACGCGATCCCCGAGCCGGAGCCCACGGAGATCACGTACGACGAGGAGCGCTTCCCCGCCCGCCCCGCCCGCCTCCGCGCCCGTCCGCAGCTGCGCGCCAGCGGGATCCGCCGCTCGTCGAACGACCCGCGCGCCGCCGACGCGTCGAACCCCTCCTACGTCGAGTGGCTCCGCCGCCAGTCGATGCTCGGCGACGCCGACGTGCTGAGCCGCGGCCTCTCGGGGTCGCCCAGCATGTGGTCGAACCCGTACGCCCGGCCGGACGCGCGCCGCGCCATCGACACCGCGTCCGTCTGGTTCACGGCGTACCCGATCTCGCTCATCACCAAGCCCGGCGAGTCGTACCTCGGCGCGCTCGGCGACCCGCAGCTGTGGGAGATCTTCCAGTCCATCGGGATCGAGGCCGTGCACACCGGGCCCGTGAAGCTCGCCGGCGGCATCACCGAGTGGTCGCAGACCGCGAGCGTCGACGGCCACTTCGACCGCATCAGCACCCAGATCGACGCGGCGTTCGGCACGGAGGACGAGTTCCGCCGGCTCACCGAGGTCGCCGACCAGCACGGCGGCAGCGTCATCGACGACATCGTGCCCGGCCACACCGGCAAGGGCGCCGACTTCCGCCTCGCGGAGATGGGCTACAAGGACTTCCCCGGGATCTACCACATGGTCGAGATCCCCGAGGAGGACTGGGGCCTCCTGCCCGACGTGCTGCCGGGCCGCGACGCCGTGAACCTCGACGTCGCCGCCGAGCAGGCGCTCGCCGACCAGGGCTACATCATCGGCCGCCTGCAGCGCGTGATCTTCTACGCGCCCGGCGTCAAGGAGACCAACTGGAGCGCCACCGCGCCCGTGCTCGGCGTCGACGGCCGCACCCGCCGCTGGGTGTACCTGCACTACTTCAAGCAGGGCCAGCCCTCCATCAACTGGCTCGACCCCACGTTCGCGGGCATGCGCATGGTCATCGGCGACGCGCTGCACTCGCTCGGCGACCTCGGCGCGAGCGCGCTGCGGCTCGACGCCAACGGCTTCCTCGGCGTGGAGAAGAGCGTCGAGGGCCCGGCGTGGTCCGAGGGCCACCCGCTCTCGGAGGCGGCGAACCACCTCATCGCGAGCATGGTGCGCAAGGTCGGCGGGTTCTCCTTCCAGGAGCTGAACCTCACGATGGAGGACATACGCGACACCGGCCGCGTCGGCGCCGACCTCTCCTACGACTTCATCAACCGGCCGGCGTACCAGCACGCGCTCGCGACCGGCGACACCGAGTTCCTGCGCCTCACGCTCCGCACCTCGCTCGAGGTGGGCGTGGATCCCGTCACCCTCGTGCACGCGCTCCAGAACCACGACGAGCTCACCTACGAGCTCGTGCACTGGGCGACCGAGCACTGCGCGGACGTGTTCCCGTTCCGCGGCGACGAGATGACGGGCGCCGACCTCGCGGAGACCATCCGCGGCGACCTCCTCGAGGAGCTCACGGGCGACAGCGCCGACTACAACCACGTGTTCACGACCAACGGCATCGCCTGCACCACGGCGTCCGTCATCGCAGCCGCGCAGGGCTTCACGACGCTCGACGCGATCGGCGATGGCGATGTCGCCGGGATCCGCGCCGCGCACCTCCTGCTCGCCAAGTTCAACGCGTGGCAGCCGGGCGTCTTCGCGCTCTCCGCGTGGGACCTGCTCGGCGTGCTGCCGCTGCACGCGTCGCAGGTGGCCGACCTCATCGAGGGCGGCGACACCCGCTGGGTCCACCGCGGCGGGCACGACCTGCTCGACGCGGCGCCCGAGGCGACCGGGTCCGGATCCGGCATGCCGCGCGGCCGCTCGCTGTACGGATCGCTGCCCGCGCAGGTCGGCGACCCCGCGTCGTTCGCGTCCGGGCTCCGCAGCGTGCTCGAGGTGCGCGAGCGCTTCGACGTCGCGCTCGGCACGCAGCTCGACGTCCCGGACGTCGGCCACCCCGGCATGCTCGTGATGGTGCACCGCCTCGACAACGGCGACCCGGAGGCCGACGCGCGCCTGCAGCTCACGGTGCTGAACTTCACGGGCGAGGCGATCCTCGCGACCGTCCGCTCCGAGGAGCTCCCCGCCCGCCGCGTCGTGCGCGACGCGACCTCGGGCGAGGAGATCGGCACGGTCGACGACCTGTCCAGCTTCCCCGTGCAGCTCGAGCCCTACGCGGGCCTGTTCCTGCTGCTCGACGAGGAGCCGGAGGCCGAGGAGGCCTAG